One stretch of Argiope bruennichi chromosome 3, qqArgBrue1.1, whole genome shotgun sequence DNA includes these proteins:
- the LOC129962947 gene encoding DNA-directed RNA polymerase II subunit RPB1-like, whose translation MTPLPEIGPTLRYLNIPNCPSDIITVRSTDSTSAKMIAKVVLLCLATLAAAQYGPKYDAPVYAKPYGAPAPYEEKPQPYSFGYDAKDEYGATLNRKEESDDYGNKRGSYGYTDGYGIYRQVDYVADEKGFRAVVKTNEPGTENQNSADAEIHSEAAPVKYEPAPAYAKPYVPAAPAYSKPAPVYKPAPAAYAPAPAYKPAPAVYAPAPAYQPAPAAYAPAPAYKPAPAYAPAPVYAPEPAYKPAPSVYAPAPVYKPAPAAYAPVYDSAAPKVYSEPAYPGVPVYESAPAPYEPVAPAHPPFPSQPSGDSHAPY comes from the exons ATGACGCCCCTTCCCGAAATTGGGCCAACGCTCAGGTATTTAAACATCCCCAACTGTCCATCAGATATCATTACCGTTCGCAGTACCGATTCAACAAGTGCCAAAATGATCGCAAAG gTTGTTCTTCTCTGCTTGGCCACTCTGGCAGCAGCCCAGTATGGACCTAAGTACGACGCTCCAGTGTACGCAAAGCCTTACGGAGCACCTGCACCTTAT GAAGAAAAACCTCAGCCCTACAGTTTCGGCTATGATGCCAAAGACGAATATGGTGCCACTTTGAACCGAAAAGAAGAAAGTGATGATTATGGTAACAAGAGAGGTTCTTATGGATACACCGATGGTTATGGCATCTACCGACAGGTCGACTACGTCGCTGACGAAAAAGGTTTTCGAGCAGTTGTAAAGACCAACGAACCAGGAACCGAAAACCAGAACTCAGCTGATGCTGAAATTCACTCTGAAGCCGCTCCAGTCAAATACGAGCCAGCACCAGCTTATGCAAAACCTTATGTACCAGCTGCACCTGCTTATAGTAAACCAGCCCCCGTCTACAAACCTGCACCCGCTGCCTATGCTCCAGCACCAGCTTACAAACCCGCCCCAGCAGTCTATGCCCCAGCTCCAGCTTATCAACCAGCACCAGCTGCCTATGCTCCAGCACCTGCTTACAAGCCTGCACCTGCCTACGCTCCAGCTCCAGTATATGCTCCCGAACCTGCTTACAAACCCGCTCCATCTGTCTATGCTCCAGCTCCAGTTTACAAACCTGCACCAGCTGCATATGCTCCAGTTTATGACTCAGCTGCACCCAAAGTTTACTCTGAGCCTGCTTACCCAGGTGTTCCAGTTTATGAGTCCGCACCAGCACCCTATGAACCTGTTGCTCCAGCTCACCCCCCTTTCCCTTCTCAACCAAGCGGTGACAGCCATGCACCTTACTAA